The DNA sequence CCATAGCCATAGTGTGACTGGAGTACCACTTGGGTCCCCGATGACAGGTTCTTCACAATCACCTTGGTAAGGTACAAGTCTGAGCCCCCTGAGGCTTCCCTCAACCCCAAAGAGGGGTTAACCTGCCGTGCCCACCTCCACAGTGTTAAACAAAGCTAGTATCTTGTTTCCTCACCTAGCCTAGGCTATTGTTGGTAAAAATGACACCTCATATTCACACAGTGCTTTactatttacaaaatgttttcagaGATTATCTCCTTCAATgctaatacataatacatacggGGTCAAACTAATCACTCTCCTTACAATCCTCTACCTCTTGTGAAAATCTTTGTGATTACTTTAATCATGGTGTATACTGATCATACTGTCATTTCATATACTTCTTTGCTAAAATGATCCTGATTAAGGAACAATATAATACAGATAATTATCTTTGTATTCTCTGTCCTAACAGTGCTCATGTATAGAGAatggacagaaaatgaaagaacaagggtgcctggctggctcagtcagaggagcatgaaactcttgatctcagttgtgggtttgagccccaagttgggtgtagagttatttaaaaataaaatcttaaaaaaaaagagggggaacctgggtagctcagctgattaagcatctgccttcagttcaggtcatgatcctgggatcaggccccacattcaGCCCCACGTCCaagtgctccctctccctctggccttcccctggctcctgtgtggacactctgtcaaataagtgaacaaaatttttaaaaaaagagaaaaagaatgaaggaaccaatgaataataaatggaaggaaaaggggacagaggtagggaaaacagaaaagtggGCTCAAGAACAAAGAAATTACCTTGCAATGTCACACACGGTGAGTTCAGAGGCCCTAAAGCAATGTTATGCACCTGCATAATCCTAAACTCCCTAGTTAACAACATATAGGTAATaaagctttttctgttttgttttgttttagagagggatggagacatgggtggggccgagggagagggaaagagagaatcttaaacagactccatgcccagtgtggagcccccaTGTGGTTCttgatctcacaagcctgaggtcatgacctgagctgaaatcaagagtcccacacttaagactgagccatccaggagccccaggtaGTAAAGTTTTAAACCAGGAAGATGGAAGTGGCGATCTCTGTACCCCTTAAATTTGGTGTTTAAATCTTTTCTTACAGTAAGCTGGAAGGGCTACAGCAGGAAAGTTGCCAAAGAGTTGCCTGATACACTCTGTTCTCCAGAACAGCTCTGCCAGGGGTTATATTTGACACTGTGGCAGTGTCCAGAAGGAGATTTTGGTGCACTGGCTATCAGCTGCTCACCTGGCTAGGTCCCACATACGTCAACTCAAACGGATTCTTGTAAATGCTTCTCCGGAGGCAGCAGTCAAACTGTTCCACTCCACCACAGAGTGTGCCCTAGAAGGGAAAGCGACAACATAAAAGGTCACAGGCATCAGAAGGATATCTAGAGACACCTTTGAAACCCAAGTTCTAGAATCTAGGAAAGAGTTGGCAGTAAAAGGGCTGGCAGTTTTGGGAAGTACCAGATGGAAAGAGGTGGCACTCACAGCACTCAAGGACAGTGATGGGATGAAGGAGAGAAATCAACCCTGCCTACagaattctttgtctcttttggcTTCCCATAAAGTGtgaatttctctttcctgcctttaatGTCATCTTTTTAGGTTGGAGTCAAAAGGGAAGAGGAGATTCTCTAGTTTCAGGGAGAGTGCTTTAGGCTAAGTCTGGATTTTCCACCCAGGCAGAAAGGGATTACTCTTAAAACACACCGCACAGAGTCGTGAGCCATCCCGTTTCCAGGCCAAGGCAGTGACCGTATTTAAGTTGGCAATCTCCTTGGGCTTTGCCACTTCCCAGATACTTCTTCAAGGGCTTTAGTTGAGTAGCCGAAGTCTGAAATTAAGAAGGTGGATTTCAGAAGAGATGGAGACTGAGCAAAAGGGTGGAAATGGGTGGGTAACTGAAGGCAATGAGTCTTGCTGTATCAGCgaagaaaggaagtgaaagagaacacACATGCTAGGGAATCTCATAGGAGAGGACTAAAAGGTTCCAAGGAAGGAAGTTGGGACAATCAAGAGAAAAgtaaagggggtgcctgggtggctcagtggtttaagccgctgccttcggctcaggtaatgatctcagggtcctgggatcgagtcccacatcgggctctctgctcggcagggagcctgcttccctctcactctctctgcctgcctctctgcctacttgtgatctctctctgtcaaataaataaataaaaatctttaaaaaaaaaaaaacaagagaaaagtaaaatggggTGAGAGCGATAGGAgtggagaaaacaaaaggagatcATGGCTGGTGAGAAAAATGAGCTGTTAGCAAAGCAGAAataagggaaaagaaacagagaaaaaggaaggaagagacccACATGACATCGAAGGGGATAAAAGGACAGGGCTAGTAAAGCTGATGTGAAGGGACTGgggccctttatttattttattttatttacccttccatcatccatctatcccgtccttccttccttccttcacaaaACCTTTAAGCATATATTATGTACTGGATTCTAATTTGGCCACTggagatttaaaaacaatgaataggcCCTCTTCTCAAGGGCGTTTCAGTTTAGCCAGATAACTATAAACACCAAAGTGTAATATCATGGGACAAACACCGAGCCAGTGGTCTGAACAGAGGCAATGGTAATACAAAGACAGTGGAGATGAATTCCACTATGGAGTCCCatgcagaggcacagagacacaAAATCCTGGTGTATTGTGGAACTGCCAGAGTCCCAACCGATGGTGGGAGCAGGAAAAGGGAAGTGAGTGAATTAAAACCTGAGGATCTCTTTCAACCTACATGGATTTCCAACCATTCTCCCACCCTGGTTGAAAATAACTGGGCTAGAGCAAGGTGTACACAGGGAAAGTAGGCAGTAGATGCACATGGAAAGGGACCCATCTGTCATAACTTCCCAACACAACAGACTGGCCCCCAGGGCTTGCAGCAGCGGTGGTGAACTCCCGCTCCTGAGGGTCACGGCTGTAATCAAAAGTTTGTAGCACATGGCCTTCCTTTCCATAGGCTACAATTCTCTGATCACAGCCTGCAGCCACGATGCTATTGGTTGCCCAAGCCAAGGGTGGGCAGGGGTGGTTCACCAACTTCCCCTAAGACAGAAGTAAAGGGTTCCAATCACTCTGACTCTGACAGCCTCAGCCAGGGATTTTTCCTTTCTAGGAAAAATTTATACCCTGTATCAATCTTCCTCCCAACATTTTCCCACCCCAACACATCCTAATCTGGAGAACTTCACAAACCGTCTTTGTGTTTTATACtcttacacacatatgtatgacatgcacacacatgtctgACATTGTCCTCAAGAGGAAACCTCAAAAGGCTTGTATGTTGAGTTCTTTAGTAAATACCTATAAGGCCCCCAAAGGGACATATCCTACACATTAACTAACACTGGCTAGGTCCACACGGAGCATACAGCTCtttctttacagaagaaataaatttcattattacctgagtaattctttttttaaatctcttttggcTTCCAATAAAGTAggaatttctctttcctgcctttaatGTCATATTTTTAGGTTGGGGtccaaagggaagaagagattcTCTAGTTTCAGGGGAGACTGCTTTAGGCTAAGGCCGGATTTTTCCTGGTTTGGAGAAAGTCACCCAGGCAGAAAgggattactatttttttaaagttttagttatttaagtaatctctacacctaatgtggcactcaaactcacaaccctgagatcaagagtcacatgatccaccaactgagccagccaggcacccctctacaagTAAGTCATAAGGTAAGTTAGTTGGACAATAGAGAATTacataaagtaaaacataaacattcattttatcccccaccctttcccttttctctcttgagaATGACTTTTCCTATgagtttatacatataaatacactttttacaTAGATAAGAATAATTTTCACTTTCCCTTACTCTCAGAATCCTTTCCACTCGATTCCTCTTTGCCCACAAATATTAAGCTGTGGCCTCCTGAATAAAAATTCTCTCTGTGGCTGCATCTAAATGTGCCCCCCACCAACCACCTCAATCTTAATGTTCAACCTCCCCTAGGAGGGATCTTGGGTTTCTTTACCCCCATCTCACAGCATCCTTTAGTCATACCTGTGACTCTCCAGGCCTTCATCATCGAAGAAATACCTAACAATGGTGCCATCTGCATGACCAGGGAATTCCTTTCCCAGAGGAActaaaaaagtgagtgaattaaaaggaagaggaagaggaagaaagagattacTCTGTCTCACCAAGAAATCCCGCTTCTGTGTCAAACATTACCCtacctgggctccctgctaccactcctccccatcttccatatTATAGTCTCCCAGTCCCGACATCCCCATCGCTTCTTCCTATGTCTCCAAGCTTGGGATACTGCTCTTCCGTACTCATTCTGTTGTCAGTGATACCACGTAAGAATCTGTCCCATAGATGGTAGATGATTTATTAGTTTTAGTGTTTGCTAAACgaacctgaaaatgggaaaatggataCAAGTCTGGTTAGGTTCCTTTCAATCCCACCCAGatcctaaggaaagaaaaagaaataacaaaaaactggTCCTTCTGTTTTCCCCCCAATATATAACTTGACCCTAAGGAAACATTTAACCGTATTTCTCTCTCCAGAACCATTATCCCCACCCACAACCTCTCttgtgtttctcttccttctttacctTCCCTTCAGCCAGTCCAAAAACAATGATGTGCTCTGCCGGCCACTGCAGACAAGTGCCAGCACTCTGTAAGGAGGAAATCATGAAAAGGATAACCCTGTCCATGTAGCCCAGCGCATTTATAACAAACTGAACCCCCCACACGTGCCACCACCCCAGTCGCctacagcagagaagaggacacaGCAGGGCTCAAGGAGGAAAGCAAGGAGGATGGGCAGCCACGCAGCGCCATCCTCCATCCTCTCAGTTGGAAAAGTCAGACtgacaagttttaaaaatgcaacttctGGTTACATTTACAAGCagatatattgatatatgtttGTTCATCCAAATCTCCCAGAGACAGGTCTGAACTTTACCGTCTGGATGAATTTCTTACAGATGACTTTCTTGTCACCCCTGCCAcataaaaggagggaaaacacattaaaaacactTTCATAAATAAAGTGCCACACGTgatgctgggggaagggaggaaagaccagGTACGTTCCCTGCTCCCCCTAATGTTTCCTACCGTTCCATAGGAGCCTTGAAAGGAGGCATACAATGAAACCCGAGCAGTGTTAGAATAATAACAAAGATGCTGTGTCACCAAGGGCTCCCATCACAGGTCCTCATGCTGTCCTTAGGCTGATCCCACCAGGGATGGGATCTCACAACACATGAGGCAGGCACAGATAGGGAAGCAGCAACAGACTCGGGAAGGCCTTTGCTCTCCACGTCCCAGCCTGGACCATCATCTTCTCtactcccctttccccaatgagacatttcttcctgccttccccttcttttccaggtcacccccacctcccagtctcTATCCTCACCAATCTTCTCCAATCTTGTACACATAGATGATGTTGTCGGTCTGTCCTATGGCAATTTTAGTGGAATCAGGAGAAAAAGCCATGCCCTTCACCATATAGCTCTTCCTGCCATATTaagagttaaaaaaggaaaagaaaaaaaaaagtcatgagtaCCCatggtagagaaaagagaagaaaaggtgtttgtgTGACTGTATGGAGCGTGAGGGATTTATCCTGAGAAAAGATGGGGCAGGCCATTTCCTATGCAGATGGCCGGGGAAGTTAGTTAGGAAGTTTTCCAGATTCATAAGACCCCATGAACAGGTTAAGGACACACAGAGTACTCTCTTCACCTTCATTTCAGCTGGTTTGGTGGAGaatttctctctccactccccatgTTCATCGTATAGCAACACCACTCGGTCCACTGTGCAGACGGCAAACTTGGCATTGTTCTGGGACCAAGCCATGCAGGTCACCTTTGCAGCTCCATcttgcagaggcagagggggcaaAAATAAGCCCAGGTGTTCATCCAGAGTGACAAAAgcatttctagttcctttagctCTAGTGTGACTTTGGTCAATTCTCCAAATCATAgttcttaaaacaaaagatgCATCTTGGTCTCCAAGGCTATAAAACCCCTGGCCCAGGAGAACAAGGTGCTTTAGAAACCCATAATGCAAATACACTTTGAGGTGACACACAGTATCAACTGTACCAATGTGCCCCTGCAATGGTCTTGCTCCTTCATAGCTCaactgaaataaattcatttggtctgataagtttttcttttttaataggttCTGGTCTTTGGCCATTCAttcaatatacacattttttttcattcaatattattttttaaaggttttatttatttgacagagacacagcgagagagggaacacaagcagggggagtgggagagggagaagcaggcttcccagtgagcagggagcctaatgtggggctcaatcccacgaccctggattatgaccttgctgaagacacttaatgatttagccacccaggcactcctcattcaatattttttgagtaccttactgagaaaggcatgtagccaggggctcagaggaagacaaagagcaaaatacagtccctgcccccaggctAATAACATggtgcaaaacagaaaaaatcccATTAGAAAGGCATGTACAAAGCCATGATAGTTTGGAGAAGTCTGAAATCGTTTTATGTTTAAATGACCCAACTTTAAGGTTTGAAGAATTGGATGTAGTTAAATGGGGGAAGTTATCTGAAGTAGAAGGAATGATAGGAGCAAAGGCAAATCTCATTAAGAGACAGTAATTTAATTTAGCTTAAACTATCTTACAAATAGAACAGAcaaaggaagacaggaaaaacagTGAGGCCAGCACAAAAAAAACACTTTGGAATTTGGCCAAGGAGTTTGGGCTTATTTGGTAGGAAAAAGACAGGGAAAGTTCTGGAATGGGGAGTTAAACAATCAGAGTTGAGATTTAGGATGAAAAGCCAccagcttagtttttttttttttaatccccccccccccaaactatgCACTGCTCAGAAGTCCAGTTTTGAAGTGATCATCTCCCAGTCAATTATTCTCTTCCACATCTGTCCACCACCTGGTCCTCAACGGTTCTGAACTAAGGACTTCCCTCCTTGAAATAAAACATTCGGCTTCTGCTCCAATAGTGTGATTAATTACTTGGGCTCCAGAGCTCTGGTTTGAAACTTTGTTACTTTTCACTCCTAACCCACCTACCTCCAAAGTCCCAGGTTTAAAaggcctattttttttcttccctccatcaaaatcctcagaGTCAGAAAATAGCCACACCACCACCTTTACCCTCCCCCACCGCTTGATTGAATTAGGTTCGAAAGGCTGAGGTTCCTCATTTTCCTTGCTCATCATCTTCCCTCATCATTTTGCCAATCCTGGGCGTTTGCCCTACCCTGCAACATGAcatcttattttgaaagattgaAGGGGATTTTCACTTCCAATTATTCCATTAGggtaaaggaatttttaaattacaatttcgGGGGCAGTGTCCTGAGCAATGAgcacttctctcttttgttctaatTTCCCTCTATTCTCCTAATACCACATTCGCTGTGAAGCCTTCCTCATGCCTCACAGcactgtggtgaggattaaatgcgGGCAGGGAGTAGAATAATAAAAACCAACCTTTAACAAGATCTTACCATAGACTAGACATTTTGATCCATGCTCAATATGCATTGTCCTTTTACTTCATAATGCTGAGACAGATATGATtatgcctattttacagatggggaaactgaggttcagaaaagttaagtaatttgctcaaattGACATACACAGTTTATAAGGGGATGGAACCAAGATTTAAATCCACGTATGTCTGACTCCACAAACCACAATCCTAACTCCTGAAATTATGCTGTCTTGCTACATAGGAAACATTCACTGATGGCAGATACTATCATTAGCTTTGTATGAGTCTAtcctttgaattttgaatgttTTCTCTCGTCTATCAGTTTCTACAgggttttttagtttgataaggCTATGGGCACATGACTTTCCTTAACTCTTCCTCCAAACCCCCTCAGGCTGCTATTATTGTTACTCCCATTTTCCAAATGGAGTAGTTGGGTGGGCCTCAGAGACTGTGCCCAGGGCTTGAAGTCAGCGCGATTGGACCATTTATTTAAAGTGGAGCTGGCACTAGGACTTGAATGCTGGTCTCCTAGCTCCAAAACCCAGCCTTCCTTTAGCATGGTTCCTCTCCCGGTGCCCATCCTTTTCTGAATCTGAGATCTTCATCAACAGAGCGCACGTGAGGTCTTCCGCACTCCGTCTTTGGGGCTTTTGCCTAAAGCGCTTGTTTATCCGGGCGCAGACTTAGGTTCGTTGTTTACACGTGCGCCCAGCACGGGGCCTCGTACACAACTGAGGtcaaatgaaaaggaatgaaagctaCCGAGGTTAGTGGTCCGTCTTGACTACCGCACACTGCCTACCGAGCAGAGATTCCCGCATACAGTAGGCGCTCAGCATGGTGAGATTTCAGTTGCCCCACTTCTCTGGGAACGTTAAGGCTGgcgagggaaggaggaggcatgCAACTCCTCACCTGAGGGCTCAGCAGGGTCCTCAGATGCTTCAACTGCCTGAAGAACACCTGTCTCTCTGATGCCACCAGTCAGCGACAACTCCCGTCGTTACCTGGACAACCCGCCACGCAGCCGCAGAGACTGCCGCTGACGCAGATGCTAAGAGAGCCGAACACTCTTCACCAGGTCCCCACCTAGCTTCGCCTTGAAGCAAACAGAAGGTGCGCAGGCGCAGTGAGGTCTAGGGCGGGACCCCGAGAGGACTCGAATCCTCTCTTCAACCAATCCTGTCCTTGCTTGCAAACTCAAGCTCAAGCCAcgcccacaagccctccacatACTCCAGGTCCTAGGTAATGGCGGTCTTTCTCACACCGTGATTGTGAGTAAAGTGTGGCCGAATACttcttttaatccttacaaccctggaggaaggcagggcGGTTGCTTTCACACATTTTGCAGCGGGCCGGTTTGAACCGAAATAGGCTATACGATTTGCACGGGGTATCACAAGGCTAATCATGATAGCTAACTGAATACTCAGTATGCCTCTGCCAGGTACTGGGCAAAAGGTTGtagatgcattatctcatttaatctcaaaGACACCTTTTGAAGGGGATGGCATTATTAGTTCCATTTCACATCCCAGGAGACTCAGGATTAGAGGGGTCACTTAACAAACTAACAGTAAATGATGCAACTGGGATTCAACCCAGAGCTGATGCATTTAAACAgcctttatattctttttttttttttttaagattttatttatttatttgacagagagagagatcacaagtaggcagagaggcagacagagagagaggaggaaacaggctccccgctgagcagagagcccgatgcggggctcgatcccaagaccctgagatcatgacctgagccgaaggcagcggcttaatccactgagccacccaggcgcccccagcctttATATTCTGAACTTCTAGCTCCCTATATCTATGCCATGCTTCTATACCCCGTGCCACCTCCATCCCAAGAGACGAGGTGTCCAGAGTCCGAGATGTGAATGTTTCCGTGCCAGTGGCCAGTGAGAGGTACTACTTCAGAACTGGGAAGCAGTGGATCAAAGACTGCTGCCCAGATCTGGGTGCTTCTGTGGTTCAAGGCAGAGGGCAAATGAGAACTTGGCTTATCTGATAGGATGAAGTTAAGTCTTGTGATACCTAGGGTTGGAGCTAGGTTAAGTAGAAAGGATAATGACTTCTTGATCTATTTGGATTGGGGTCCCTTTCAGAATTACTGGCCTAAATTCTTGTAACATGCCAGAGAGACTGAGATGCAGAAAAGGAGAGTTCATACACCTCCTCTGGAAAGATCCGAAGTTGAGAAGACCTCTGATTCTCCAGAGAGTATAGCATATGATGTCCAGATTCTGGGTTCTGCAGCCTTTCCCCCATAGTGCTTGCAAACATCAACAGGTATTTCTCTCATTGGCACCATTCCCCACCCTTGGAATTTAGGAAAGAGTAGAGGAAAGCCTCTACTTTCACAGGAAGGAAGTAGCCCCAGAGCCCAAAGTATAAGTCTTTTGACAGGGGAGTTCCAACCCCtcagttttatttccataatCCTCCTCTGGATATAGTGGCAGAGAGTGAATATAAACTCACTTACACTTTACAGTTATTATTGACTTTGACCGAAtcagcagagacagaggcagacagaaacaaaaggaagagtgAGGGCGGGGAAGACTCTAAGTACAGGAGGCACAGGGTAGGAGCACGTGGACTGAAGGATCCATTAGTGGAGCTGCTCTTTGATTTGTCCCAAACACCACTCAGTCCTTTTCTGGAAATTAACTGAGGTTGATGGAGGAGTCAGAGGAATAAATGGTGAAAAGCTTGGGTGTCAATGTGGGCAGTGAACTTGAAAAGGTTACCGGCCCCTCTCGTGTGGTATAACCTTCGTTTCCACGGATGCAGGAGAATTTatatccccccaccccttcttttccttctccgcCCTTctcactgaacaaaacaaaaggaattagGGCTCTAGTTTTCTATACCCatttctgtcctctccccacccattCCAGGTTATAGAATCAAAACAAATGCCTTAAAACAATGAGAGTGCTCCTGTGGAGTTGGTGGTGGTGTGAGAGGCCCTTGTGGTCAGGGGAGAGACAGTGGGGAAGTGTCTTCAGCATACTATACAGTATCCCACGCAGTCATCTCCAGTTTGTCCAAGAACGTTTATTGGAAAAATGTCCAAGGGGTGAGGTCaccagcagctgggggaggggggctaccAGGTGAGAGGGGGAGCACCTGAGGCTCCGTGGAAGACATAGGAGTAGTGCAGTGCAGCATCTGCCCCAGACCCAGACAATTCCTTTGAattgctgggggaggtggagaaCCCCAAGAAACACCCCTCTCTGAGACCCAGAGGCAAGATgtgggggcagctggggatgccgaGAGACCTGATGCAGGTGCGATGGGGGCCCCATCTGGGACTTAGTGGGATACAGTTGAACAGGTGTCTCTCCCCTTGACCTGGGGGATGGAAGGACATATCCCATCTGATAGCCATTCCCCAGGTCCAGGGGCACAGCCCCTAAGAGACCTACCTTCTGGCCCTGCTCACAGTGGAAAGAGGATGGGTACCAGGCCTGAGATTGTGGGAGTGTCATTACCCTCTAAGAGATTATGGGATCCTTCAGTCTTGGGCAGATCACCAACTGAGGCTCTCCCTGACCCTATCCCCATCCCCAGGTTGTTAGTGCATCTGTTTTCGAGTTCGGTTTCTTCACTCATACATCAATGGTCTTGATGGATGGtgactttttctgttttgaaaaaaaatggcttgAGTCTCATGTCAGGAAGGTAAGAGCCTCCTTCATCCCAAatatccatttcctttctcttcctgcccctctttggccttctccctttccctgactGCTTCTAGAAGCGAAatcacccttccctccctcactggccCCACATCATATTACCTGTCTCGTCCCCACTGGTCTTCCCTGAGGACTCTGTtctggccccttccccttctccttgggGTTGTTGTTGGAGTCGTTGTCCTTGATGATATCATACTGACAGCAGAAGAGCCCAATTACagctgagacacaacaatacaatctgcaccttgatcttgacCTCCCCACTCACAGCCTTGAAGGGCAGTGAGATACCCACACGGTTTCtagaaaatctgagaagaaaaCCCTTGAATTTCGGGTGCTCATATGCGAGCACCACCCTCTTAGCCTTCCTCTCCTCAAACTTCTGCTCACCCTCAACTAAGCATCTCCCCTgcatttccctccctgccttttcccCTGACAGCCttcaccacctcccaccctcacTGAGCCCCCACTTCCCCAATCCTTGGTGCCCCGTGCAGCTGCTCACTCACTGGCCCACATGAGCAACACCACCACAATAACCACTTCCCCTGTCTGCAATGGTCGCTGTCCATCCAGACCCTCCACTGTGATGTCAcctgagaagaaagagatagacTCCAGGTTATGGGGAGCGGCCACAGAGCTCTTCTATGCAGACCCGTAAGGATGGAGAGTCTGGGGGCAGGGTTGCCCCTGCGAGCCCCTCTCTAGGAAGGTGGACAGGTAGTTAGAGACCAAAAAAGCAGGACCGTTGTGGGCAAGTATTCACACAGACTGCGGCGGCTAGGAACAGACAGTGGGGAAAAGGAAGCTTAAAAGCCCTTCTCCCAAACAATTCATTATCAGCCTGTTTATACCCAGTCCCCTGCCAACCTTATTCCTTCGTTTCTTGGCAGTATGATGAATTAAGTCATCCTTTTATTCATCTAAGCTAGACTGGCTTGTTTGGGGGGAAGTAAACAAGAGGCTAAAGGGCAGGTAAAAAGCCAGAGAATCCAAAGCTTTTGGGAGTGGAGGATAGCTGAGCCTCTCACCTGGGCTTGAGCTGTTGGAGGGTAGCCGGTCAGAACCCTTGAGAGTTCAGAAGTGCACCCGAGGCCTTGGGGGGCTCTCTCCCCAAAGGCCGATGCTCCGAACCTGCATCGTGTAGTCGCTGTCTTCAGCCAGTCCCCAGAGGGCACAGGCCCACGTGGTGGTGTTCACCTCCCAGATCACAAGCTGCCCAGGGCCAGTCTGTCGCTGCGGGGAGATGATGGGACAGGAGGGTGGTCTCACACCAGTCCCAGGACTCAAACATCCAAGCACTCCACGGAGTAGGATGACAAGGGCAGCTTGAGCCAGGGGACACCAGCTCCCAGATTCCCCCACCACGGGGAGGGGAGCTTTGGTCCCCAGTGGGGGTAACGGAAGGAAGGCTCAGAGTTCCAAGGACACAGGCTGAGGGAGCAGAAGGGTGATTCGTACTTGCTGGGAAATGGAGTAGCCAATGACAATGTTGCCTTCTGGGATGTCCCAGGACACAGTGGCCGAGCTGGTTCTGAGGTGAGTGACTGTCACATTCACAGGAGAAGGAGGCCCGTCT is a window from the Meles meles chromosome 16, mMelMel3.1 paternal haplotype, whole genome shotgun sequence genome containing:
- the LOC123927171 gene encoding intraflagellar transport protein 172 homolog; this encodes MVKGMAFSPDSTKIAIGQTDNIIYVYKIGEDWGDKKVICKKFIQTSAGTCLQWPAEHIIVFGLAEGKVRLANTKTNKSSTIYGTDSYVVSLTTE